One genomic region from Streptomyces sp. NBC_00582 encodes:
- a CDS encoding acyl-CoA carboxylase subunit epsilon, which produces MNTPDIRVEKGNAEPEEVAAITAILLARAAARTSEPTQAHRPHRKAGWRRLEREGGFRAPHSWR; this is translated from the coding sequence ATGAACACTCCCGACATCCGCGTCGAGAAGGGCAACGCCGAGCCCGAGGAAGTCGCCGCCATCACGGCGATCCTGCTGGCCCGCGCCGCCGCCCGCACCTCCGAGCCCACCCAGGCCCACCGCCCCCACCGCAAGGCGGGCTGGCGCCGCCTGGAGCGCGAGGGCGGCTTCCGCGCCCCGCACAGCTGGCGGTAA
- a CDS encoding GOLPH3/VPS74 family protein — protein MTTAQDLLIVSLDVPSARPVERGDLSLALAGAELVDLLAAEAVTLDDERIVPGLPPATGDRLLDGAAAALVRQSPYESVEDWLWRRGDGLAQAYANELDAQERAGRPRYRLLAPRNGHEVAAEAPDRAHAAERWTSREPVLASFAAALGIPEGAADEPPVPADEAVVTVLAAVNGALTELEAVRQRRRVEDAAFDNVWRGF, from the coding sequence ATGACCACTGCGCAGGATCTGCTGATCGTCTCCCTCGACGTCCCGTCCGCCCGGCCCGTGGAGAGGGGCGACCTCTCCCTGGCCCTCGCGGGGGCCGAGCTGGTCGACCTGCTCGCCGCCGAGGCGGTCACGCTGGACGACGAGCGCATCGTGCCGGGGCTGCCGCCGGCCACCGGCGACCGGCTGCTGGACGGGGCGGCGGCGGCCCTCGTCCGGCAGTCCCCGTACGAGTCCGTCGAGGACTGGCTGTGGCGCCGGGGGGACGGCCTGGCCCAGGCCTACGCCAACGAACTGGACGCGCAGGAGCGGGCCGGCCGGCCCCGGTACCGGCTGCTGGCGCCGAGGAACGGCCACGAGGTCGCCGCCGAGGCACCGGACCGGGCCCACGCGGCCGAGCGCTGGACCTCGCGCGAGCCCGTGCTCGCCTCGTTCGCCGCCGCTCTCGGCATCCCCGAGGGAGCGGCGGACGAGCCCCCGGTCCCGGCCGACGAGGCGGTGGTGACCGTGCTCGCGGCGGTCAACGGGGCGCTGACCGAGCTGGAGGCCGTACGGCAGCGGCGCCGTGTGGAGGACGCCGCCTTCGACAACGTGTGGCGGGGGTTCTGA
- a CDS encoding S1 family peptidase, whose translation MKKLLTALKRLAAVGATALAVASLQPVSAAQAAPSPVIGGTRATQGEFPFMVRLSMGCGGALYTQQIVLTAAHCVSGTGANTSITATAGVVDLQSTSGRVQVRSTYVYRAPGYNGNGKDWALIKLAQPINLPTLKIATTTQYNTGTFTIAGWGAATEGGAQQRYLLKATVPFVSDATCRTYSGYSGLVASDEICAGYASGGVDTCQGDSGGPMFRRDSANAWIQVGIVSWGIGCARPNAPGVYSEVSTFASAIASAAASL comes from the coding sequence ATGAAGAAGCTCCTCACCGCCCTCAAGAGACTCGCGGCCGTCGGCGCCACCGCGCTCGCCGTCGCCAGCCTGCAGCCCGTCTCGGCCGCCCAGGCCGCCCCCTCCCCCGTCATCGGCGGAACCCGCGCCACGCAGGGCGAGTTCCCGTTCATGGTCCGGCTCTCGATGGGCTGCGGCGGCGCCCTCTACACCCAGCAGATCGTGCTGACCGCCGCCCACTGCGTCAGCGGGACCGGCGCCAACACGAGCATCACCGCCACCGCCGGCGTCGTGGACCTCCAGTCCACCAGCGGCCGGGTCCAGGTGCGGTCCACGTACGTCTACCGGGCCCCCGGCTACAACGGCAACGGCAAGGACTGGGCCCTCATCAAGCTCGCGCAGCCCATCAACCTGCCGACGCTGAAGATCGCCACGACCACGCAGTACAACACCGGCACCTTCACCATCGCCGGCTGGGGCGCCGCGACCGAGGGCGGCGCCCAGCAGCGGTACCTGCTCAAGGCCACCGTGCCGTTCGTCAGCGACGCGACCTGCCGGACGTACAGCGGGTACAGCGGGCTGGTCGCGAGCGACGAGATCTGCGCCGGGTACGCCTCCGGTGGCGTCGACACCTGTCAGGGCGACTCCGGCGGCCCGATGTTCCGCCGTGACTCCGCCAACGCGTGGATCCAGGTCGGCATCGTGAGCTGGGGCATCGGCTGCGCCCGGCCCAACGCCCCCGGCGTCTACTCCGAGGTGTCCACCTTCGCCTCGGCCATCGCCTCCGCGGCGGCCTCTCTCTGA
- a CDS encoding YceI family protein, whose translation MGIFGRKDTDGTTAAAVSPDLAALTGDYALDPAHSTIGFVARHAMVTNVKGKFNDFTGSLHLDGTDPSRSTASIDVKMDSIDTGSADRDGHLKSSDFFRTDEFPTMTFRSTSAEALGGDDYRITGDLSILGVTKQITIDLEFNGAAKDPFGNERVGFEGKAEILRSEWGLTWNAALETGGVLVSDKIKLNFDISAIKNA comes from the coding sequence ATGGGCATCTTCGGCCGCAAGGACACCGACGGGACCACCGCCGCGGCGGTGTCGCCGGACCTCGCCGCACTCACCGGCGACTACGCGCTCGACCCGGCGCACTCGACGATCGGTTTCGTCGCGCGGCACGCGATGGTCACCAACGTCAAGGGCAAGTTCAACGACTTCACCGGTTCCCTGCACCTGGACGGCACCGACCCGTCCCGGTCCACGGCCTCCATCGACGTCAAGATGGACAGCATCGACACCGGGTCCGCCGACCGTGACGGCCATCTGAAGAGCTCGGACTTCTTCAGGACGGACGAGTTCCCGACGATGACCTTCCGCTCCACCTCCGCCGAGGCGCTGGGCGGCGACGACTACCGGATCACCGGCGACCTCAGCATCCTCGGCGTGACGAAGCAGATCACCATCGACCTGGAGTTCAACGGCGCGGCGAAGGACCCGTTCGGCAACGAGCGCGTCGGCTTCGAGGGCAAGGCGGAGATCCTGCGCTCCGAGTGGGGCCTGACCTGGAACGCGGCGCTGGAGACCGGGGGCGTGCTGGTCTCGGACAAGATAAAGCTGAACTTCGACATCTCGGCGATCAAGAACGCGTGA
- a CDS encoding DUF742 domain-containing protein, producing the protein MATPPGGSNSGNWSYGPPQGPGDGTQNPNRYNFPSAPSQQRPYAPQGPGPSPYDQPSAPRIQPVQPQRRAPEPAPAGASNNPLVRPYAMTGGRTRPRYQLAIEALVHTTAQPHQMQGQLPEHQRICNLCREIKSVAEISALLTIPLGVARILVADLAEAGLVAIHQPGGDENAGGQPDVTLLERVLSGLRKL; encoded by the coding sequence GTGGCAACACCCCCAGGCGGTTCGAATTCGGGTAATTGGTCGTACGGTCCTCCCCAGGGCCCGGGCGACGGTACCCAGAACCCGAACCGTTACAACTTCCCCTCCGCACCGAGCCAGCAGCGGCCGTACGCGCCCCAGGGCCCCGGGCCCTCGCCGTACGACCAGCCGTCGGCCCCGCGCATCCAGCCCGTGCAGCCGCAGCGACGCGCCCCCGAGCCGGCGCCCGCCGGAGCGTCGAACAACCCCCTGGTGCGTCCGTACGCCATGACCGGCGGCAGGACGCGCCCGCGCTACCAGCTCGCCATCGAGGCGCTGGTGCACACCACTGCGCAGCCGCACCAGATGCAGGGCCAGCTGCCCGAGCATCAGCGGATCTGCAACCTGTGCCGTGAGATCAAGTCGGTGGCCGAGATCTCGGCCCTCCTGACCATCCCTCTCGGCGTGGCCAGGATCCTCGTCGCCGACTTGGCGGAGGCGGGACTGGTCGCCATCCATCAGCCCGGCGGCGACGAGAACGCCGGCGGCCAGCCAGACGTGACACTGCTCGAAAGGGTGCTCAGTGGACTTCGCAAGCTCTAG
- a CDS encoding acyl-CoA carboxylase subunit beta: MTVLEETTGEPDAVPSEPADARGRVAELHVIRAQALAGPSEKATQAQHAKGKLTARERIELLLDPGSFQEVEQLRRHRATGFGLEAKKPYTDGVITGWGTVEGRTVFVYAHDFRIFGGALGEAHATKIHKIMDMAIAAGAPLVSLNDGAGARIQEGVSALAGYGGIFQRNTKASGVIPQISVMLGPCAGGAAYSPALTDFVFMVRETSQMFITGPDVVKAVTGEEITQNGLGGADVHAETSGVCHFAYDDEETCIAEVRYLLSLLPQNNRENPPRVECADPADRRGDVLLDLVPADGNRPYDMTKVIEEIVDDGEYLEVHERWARNIICALGRLDGQVVGIVANQPQSLAGVLDIEASEKAARFVQMCDAFNIPILTLLDVPGFLPGVDQEHGGIIRHGAKLLYAYCNATVPRISLILRKAYGGAYIVMDSQSIGADLTYAWPTNEIAVMGAEGAANVIFRRQIAEAEDPEAMRARMVKEYKAELMHPYYAAERGLVDDVIDPAETREVLIRSLAMLQSKHADLPSRKHGNPPQ; the protein is encoded by the coding sequence ATGACCGTTTTGGAAGAGACGACGGGTGAGCCGGACGCGGTGCCCTCGGAGCCCGCCGACGCTCGCGGGCGCGTGGCCGAGCTGCACGTGATCCGTGCGCAGGCGCTGGCCGGCCCGAGCGAGAAGGCGACCCAGGCACAGCACGCCAAGGGCAAGCTGACCGCCCGGGAGCGCATCGAGCTGCTCCTGGACCCGGGTTCCTTCCAGGAGGTCGAGCAGCTCCGCCGGCACCGGGCGACCGGGTTCGGCCTGGAGGCCAAGAAGCCGTACACCGACGGTGTCATCACCGGCTGGGGCACGGTGGAGGGCCGTACGGTCTTCGTCTACGCCCATGACTTCCGCATCTTCGGCGGCGCGCTGGGCGAGGCCCACGCCACGAAGATCCACAAGATCATGGACATGGCCATCGCGGCCGGTGCCCCGCTGGTGTCGCTCAACGACGGCGCCGGCGCCCGTATCCAGGAGGGCGTCTCCGCGCTCGCCGGTTACGGCGGCATCTTCCAGCGCAACACCAAGGCCTCCGGGGTCATCCCGCAGATCTCGGTGATGCTCGGTCCCTGCGCGGGCGGCGCGGCCTACAGCCCCGCCCTGACCGACTTCGTCTTCATGGTCCGCGAGACCTCGCAGATGTTCATCACCGGCCCGGACGTCGTCAAGGCGGTCACCGGCGAGGAGATCACCCAGAACGGCCTCGGCGGCGCCGACGTGCACGCCGAGACCTCCGGTGTCTGCCACTTCGCCTACGACGACGAGGAGACCTGCATCGCGGAGGTCCGCTACCTCCTGTCGCTGCTGCCGCAGAACAACCGTGAGAACCCGCCGCGCGTCGAGTGCGCCGACCCGGCCGACCGCCGCGGCGACGTCCTGCTCGACCTGGTCCCGGCCGACGGCAACCGGCCGTACGACATGACCAAGGTCATCGAGGAGATCGTCGACGACGGCGAGTACCTGGAGGTCCACGAGCGCTGGGCGCGCAACATCATCTGCGCGCTGGGCCGCCTCGACGGCCAGGTCGTCGGCATCGTCGCCAACCAGCCGCAGTCGCTGGCGGGCGTCCTGGACATCGAGGCCTCGGAGAAGGCCGCGCGCTTCGTCCAGATGTGCGACGCGTTCAACATCCCGATCCTCACTCTTCTGGACGTACCCGGCTTCCTCCCCGGCGTCGACCAGGAGCACGGTGGAATCATCCGCCACGGCGCGAAGCTCCTCTACGCCTACTGCAACGCGACCGTGCCCCGGATCTCGCTGATCCTGCGCAAGGCGTACGGAGGTGCCTACATCGTCATGGACAGCCAGTCCATCGGTGCCGACCTCACCTACGCCTGGCCGACCAACGAGATCGCCGTGATGGGTGCCGAGGGCGCCGCCAACGTCATCTTCCGGCGGCAGATCGCCGAGGCCGAGGACCCCGAGGCCATGCGGGCCCGCATGGTCAAGGAGTACAAGGCCGAGCTGATGCACCCGTACTACGCGGCCGAGCGAGGTCTGGTCGACGACGTCATCGACCCGGCCGAGACCCGCGAGGTCCTCATCAGGTCGCTCGCGATGCTCCAGTCCAAGCACGCCGACCTGCCCTCGCGCAAGCACGGCAACCCCCCGCAGTAA
- a CDS encoding YdeI/OmpD-associated family protein, with protein sequence MTAAADPGAGLAFVSVDELDAWLAEHPAPCPGLWVKIAKKGAGVASVSARDVNDVALCHGWITGQRKGLDERYYLQRITPRRAGSLWSMVNVRRVAELTAEGRMRPGGLAEVAAAQEDGRWEAAYASQKEADVPEELLAALEARPRAKAVFDGLGRTERYLAMLDLLRARTPQSRATRLAAAVARLEAAADESR encoded by the coding sequence ATGACCGCAGCAGCCGATCCAGGGGCGGGCCTCGCCTTCGTGTCCGTCGACGAGCTCGACGCGTGGCTCGCAGAGCATCCCGCGCCCTGTCCGGGGCTCTGGGTGAAGATCGCGAAGAAAGGGGCGGGGGTCGCGTCCGTCAGCGCGCGGGACGTCAACGACGTCGCCCTGTGCCACGGGTGGATCACCGGGCAGCGCAAGGGGCTCGACGAGCGGTACTACCTGCAGAGGATCACCCCGCGCCGGGCCGGCAGCCTCTGGTCGATGGTCAATGTGCGGCGGGTGGCCGAGCTGACCGCCGAGGGGCGGATGCGGCCCGGCGGACTCGCCGAGGTGGCCGCGGCGCAGGAGGACGGCCGCTGGGAGGCGGCGTACGCCTCGCAGAAGGAGGCGGACGTCCCCGAGGAACTGCTCGCCGCGCTGGAGGCCCGTCCGCGCGCCAAGGCCGTGTTCGACGGGCTCGGCAGGACGGAGCGGTACCTCGCCATGCTCGACCTGCTCCGCGCCCGCACCCCGCAGAGCCGGGCGACTCGACTGGCGGCCGCCGTCGCCCGGCTGGAGGCGGCCGCCGACGAGTCCCGGTGA
- a CDS encoding glycoside hydrolase family 3 protein, translating into MPRTALLVSTALFAALLSPTAAHAAADPAPTPVDRFEGEVPFASQPAEGIFTWGSDADDPPTLRLADRADAPEGERVLTGTYAISGWGGFTHDYAATGPARDWSAHQGIRFWWEGRGDGRRIAFEIKDGGAHGEASELWTTSFTDDFTGWKRVEIPFTDFAYRTDYQPVGGIDHVLGLTRMWGYAVTLPTGAGGDFALDGVELYGRADQSLRASVITDAAVYPVTEGGAATVRVTLATTGSAPVDEPVTVTYETAGGTATPGRDYTPVTGALTFPAGTASGTSRTIRIPTLRDRTAEAAETIPLKLTVTGAKAPAEIPQIVVDAHGLPYLNSKAPVRKRVADLLSRMSLAEKAGQMTQAERGALTAPGDIAAYDLGSLLSGGGSTPTPNTPEAWARMIDGFQLRARATRFQIPLIYGVDAVHGHNNLVGATVMPHNIGIGATRDPRLAQRTGEVTAAEVRATGVPWDFAPCLCVTRDERWGRSYESFGEDPALVESMETVIQGLQGAPDGRDLKDDDKVLATAKHFVGDGGTTYGSSTTGSYTIDQGVTEVTRDQLEAIHLAPYQEAVDRGIGTVMPSYSSLDIAGDGQGPVKMHARADLINGVLKGRMGFDGFVISDWAAIDQLPGDLASDVRTSVNAGLDMIMVPYAYRDFTRTLIDEVTAGRISERRIDDAVSRVLTQKFRLGLFEHPYADTTGAARIGSREHRAVARQAAAESQVLLKNSGGLLPLKTTEKVYVAGSNADDIGNQTGGWTVTWQGASGNTTPGTTILGGMRATGASVTYSRDASAPLTGYDVGVVVVGETPYAEGVGDVGNGHDLELSPADRAAVDRVCAAMRCAVLIVSGRPQLIGDRLGSIDALVASWLPGTEGDGVADVLYGRRPFTGRLPVTWPRSETQLPINVGDTTYDPQYPYGWGLTTLTKTSGGGLSTLYRLADTAARAHGEGAGRGAVDRAREIVQRHLGDRITAASAKPFAEADHLLLSGRYAQAVRKLIAAYRAG; encoded by the coding sequence ATGCCGAGAACCGCCCTGCTCGTCTCCACCGCCCTGTTCGCCGCTCTGCTGTCCCCGACCGCCGCCCACGCCGCCGCCGACCCCGCCCCGACCCCCGTCGACCGCTTCGAGGGTGAGGTCCCCTTCGCCTCCCAGCCCGCGGAGGGCATCTTCACCTGGGGCAGCGACGCCGACGACCCGCCCACGCTCCGGCTGGCCGACCGCGCCGACGCACCCGAGGGCGAGCGGGTCCTCACCGGCACCTACGCCATCAGCGGCTGGGGCGGCTTCACCCATGACTACGCCGCCACCGGGCCCGCCCGCGACTGGTCCGCCCACCAGGGCATCCGCTTCTGGTGGGAGGGGCGCGGCGACGGCCGAAGGATCGCCTTCGAGATCAAGGACGGCGGTGCCCACGGCGAGGCCTCCGAACTGTGGACGACGTCCTTCACCGACGACTTCACCGGCTGGAAGCGCGTCGAGATCCCCTTCACCGACTTCGCGTACCGCACCGACTACCAGCCGGTCGGCGGCATCGACCACGTCCTCGGGCTGACACGGATGTGGGGGTACGCGGTCACCCTCCCCACCGGGGCCGGCGGTGACTTCGCCCTCGACGGCGTCGAGCTCTACGGCCGCGCCGACCAGTCCCTGCGCGCCTCCGTCATCACCGACGCGGCCGTGTACCCGGTGACCGAGGGCGGCGCGGCGACGGTCCGGGTCACCCTCGCCACCACCGGCTCCGCCCCCGTCGACGAGCCCGTGACGGTGACCTACGAGACCGCCGGCGGCACCGCCACGCCCGGCCGGGACTACACCCCGGTCACCGGCGCCCTCACCTTCCCCGCGGGCACGGCGTCCGGGACCTCCCGCACGATCCGGATCCCGACCCTGAGGGACCGCACCGCCGAGGCCGCCGAGACGATCCCCCTGAAGCTGACGGTCACCGGCGCCAAGGCCCCCGCGGAGATTCCGCAGATCGTGGTCGACGCGCACGGACTGCCGTATCTGAACAGCAAGGCGCCGGTGCGGAAGCGGGTCGCCGACCTGCTCTCCCGGATGTCCCTCGCGGAGAAGGCCGGCCAGATGACCCAGGCCGAGCGCGGCGCGCTGACCGCACCGGGCGACATCGCCGCGTACGACCTCGGCTCGCTGCTGTCCGGCGGCGGCTCGACCCCCACGCCCAACACCCCCGAGGCCTGGGCGAGGATGATCGACGGCTTCCAACTCCGGGCGCGGGCGACGAGGTTCCAGATCCCGCTGATCTACGGCGTCGACGCCGTGCACGGCCACAACAACCTGGTCGGCGCCACGGTCATGCCGCACAACATCGGCATCGGGGCCACCCGCGATCCCCGACTCGCCCAACGCACGGGCGAGGTGACCGCCGCCGAGGTCCGCGCCACCGGTGTCCCCTGGGACTTCGCGCCCTGTCTCTGCGTCACCCGCGACGAACGCTGGGGCCGCTCCTACGAGTCCTTCGGTGAGGACCCGGCGCTCGTGGAGTCCATGGAAACGGTGATCCAGGGCCTCCAGGGCGCCCCGGACGGACGGGACCTGAAGGACGACGACAAGGTCCTGGCCACCGCCAAGCACTTCGTCGGCGACGGCGGCACCACCTACGGTTCCTCCACCACCGGCAGCTACACCATCGACCAGGGCGTCACCGAGGTCACCCGCGATCAGCTCGAGGCGATCCACCTCGCGCCGTACCAGGAGGCGGTCGACCGGGGGATCGGCACGGTCATGCCCTCGTACTCGTCCCTGGACATCGCCGGGGACGGGCAGGGCCCGGTCAAGATGCACGCCCGCGCCGACCTGATCAACGGCGTGCTGAAGGGCCGTATGGGCTTCGACGGGTTCGTCATCAGCGACTGGGCCGCCATCGACCAGCTCCCCGGCGACCTCGCCTCGGACGTCCGTACGTCGGTGAACGCGGGCCTGGACATGATCATGGTCCCGTACGCCTACCGGGACTTCACCCGGACCCTGATCGACGAGGTGACGGCCGGCCGGATCAGCGAGCGGCGGATCGACGACGCCGTCTCCCGCGTCCTCACCCAGAAGTTCCGCCTCGGCCTCTTCGAGCATCCCTACGCCGACACCACCGGGGCGGCGCGGATCGGCTCCCGGGAACACCGGGCCGTGGCACGGCAGGCGGCCGCCGAGTCCCAGGTACTGCTGAAGAACTCCGGCGGGCTGCTGCCCCTGAAGACGACGGAGAAGGTGTACGTCGCCGGATCCAACGCCGACGACATCGGCAACCAGACCGGCGGCTGGACGGTCACCTGGCAGGGCGCGTCCGGGAACACCACCCCCGGCACCACGATCCTCGGGGGGATGCGCGCGACGGGTGCGTCCGTCACCTACTCCCGGGACGCCTCCGCACCCCTGACCGGCTACGACGTCGGTGTGGTCGTCGTCGGCGAGACCCCGTACGCCGAGGGCGTCGGCGATGTCGGCAACGGCCACGACCTGGAGCTGAGCCCCGCCGACCGGGCGGCCGTGGACCGGGTGTGCGCGGCCATGAGGTGCGCGGTCCTGATCGTCTCCGGGCGCCCCCAACTGATCGGCGACCGGCTCGGCTCGATCGACGCCCTGGTCGCCTCCTGGCTGCCGGGCACCGAGGGGGACGGGGTGGCCGACGTGCTCTACGGCCGCCGCCCCTTCACCGGACGGCTCCCCGTGACCTGGCCCCGCTCCGAGACCCAGCTCCCGATCAACGTCGGCGACACGACGTACGACCCGCAGTACCCGTACGGCTGGGGTCTGACGACCCTGACGAAGACATCCGGGGGCGGACTGTCCACCCTGTACCGGCTGGCGGACACGGCCGCACGGGCGCACGGCGAGGGGGCGGGCCGCGGCGCCGTCGACCGGGCCCGCGAGATCGTCCAGCGGCACCTCGGCGACCGGATCACGGCCGCCTCCGCGAAACCCTTCGCCGAGGCCGACCATCTGCTGCTGAGCGGACGGTACGCGCAGGCGGTGCGCAAGCTGATCGCGGCGTATCGCGCCGGGTGA
- the cimA gene encoding citramalate synthase, which yields MTETATSELDDSFHVFDTTLRDGAQREGINLTVADKLAIARHLDDFGVGFIEGGWPGANPRDTEFFARAQQEIDFRHAQLVAFGATRRAGAKASEDPQVKALLDSGAGVITLVAKSHDRHVELALRTTLDENLEMVRDTVSFLKDQGRRVFVDCEHFFDGYRANPEYAKAVVRAASEAGADVVVLCDTNGGMLPAQVQAVVSTVLADTGARLGIHAQDDTGCAVANTLAAVDAGATHVQCTANGYGERVGNANLFPVVAALELKYGKKVLPEGRLREMTRISHAIAEVVNLTPSTHQPYVGVSAFAHKAGLHASAIKVDPDLYQHIDPELVGNTMRMLVSDMAGRASVELKGKELGVDLGGDRELVGRVVERVKERELKGYTYEAADASFELLLRTEVQGGKPLRYFETESWRAIVEDRPDGTHANEATVKLWAKGERIVATAEGNGPVNALDRTLRVALEKIYPQLAKFDLVDYKVRILEGVHGTESTTRVLISTTDGAGEWSTVGVAENVIAASWQALEDAYTYGLLRAGVQPAE from the coding sequence ATGACCGAGACGGCAACCAGCGAGCTCGACGACTCGTTCCACGTCTTCGACACCACCCTGCGCGACGGCGCCCAGCGGGAGGGCATCAACCTCACCGTCGCCGACAAGCTCGCGATCGCACGGCACCTGGACGACTTCGGCGTCGGCTTCATCGAGGGCGGCTGGCCCGGCGCCAACCCCCGCGACACCGAGTTCTTCGCCCGCGCCCAGCAGGAGATCGACTTCAGGCACGCCCAGCTCGTCGCCTTCGGCGCGACCCGCCGCGCGGGTGCCAAGGCCTCCGAGGACCCTCAGGTCAAGGCGCTCCTGGACTCGGGCGCCGGGGTGATCACCCTGGTCGCCAAGTCCCACGACCGGCATGTGGAGCTGGCCCTGCGCACCACCCTGGACGAGAACCTGGAGATGGTCCGCGACACCGTGTCCTTCCTGAAGGACCAGGGCCGCCGGGTCTTCGTCGACTGCGAGCACTTCTTCGACGGCTACCGCGCCAACCCCGAGTACGCCAAGGCGGTCGTGCGCGCCGCCTCGGAGGCCGGCGCCGATGTCGTCGTCCTGTGCGACACCAACGGCGGCATGCTCCCCGCCCAGGTCCAGGCGGTCGTCTCCACCGTCCTCGCCGACACCGGCGCCCGGCTCGGCATCCACGCCCAGGACGACACGGGCTGCGCGGTCGCCAACACCCTCGCCGCCGTGGACGCGGGCGCCACCCATGTGCAGTGCACGGCCAACGGCTACGGCGAGCGCGTCGGCAACGCCAACCTCTTCCCGGTCGTCGCCGCCCTGGAACTGAAGTACGGCAAGAAGGTCCTCCCCGAGGGCCGGCTCCGCGAGATGACCCGGATCTCCCACGCCATCGCCGAGGTCGTGAACCTCACGCCCTCCACCCACCAGCCCTACGTCGGTGTCTCCGCCTTCGCCCACAAGGCCGGCCTGCACGCCTCCGCCATCAAGGTCGACCCCGACCTCTACCAGCACATCGACCCCGAGCTGGTCGGCAACACCATGCGCATGCTGGTCTCCGACATGGCGGGCCGTGCCTCGGTCGAGCTCAAGGGCAAGGAACTCGGTGTCGACCTCGGCGGCGACCGCGAGCTGGTCGGCCGGGTCGTCGAGCGGGTCAAGGAGCGCGAGCTCAAGGGCTACACGTACGAGGCGGCCGACGCGTCCTTCGAGCTGCTGCTGCGCACCGAGGTCCAGGGCGGCAAGCCGCTGCGCTACTTCGAGACGGAGTCCTGGCGGGCCATCGTCGAGGACCGCCCCGACGGCACCCACGCCAACGAGGCCACGGTCAAGCTGTGGGCCAAGGGCGAGCGGATCGTCGCCACCGCCGAGGGCAACGGCCCGGTGAACGCCCTCGACCGGACCCTGCGGGTGGCGCTGGAGAAGATCTACCCCCAGCTCGCCAAGTTCGACCTGGTCGACTACAAGGTCCGCATCCTCGAGGGCGTCCACGGCACCGAGTCCACCACCCGGGTCCTGATCTCCACGACCGACGGGGCCGGCGAGTGGTCCACGGTCGGTGTCGCGGAGAACGTCATCGCCGCCTCCTGGCAGGCCCTGGAGGACGCCTACACCTACGGCCTGCTGCGGGCGGGGGTCCAGCCCGCCGAGTGA
- a CDS encoding roadblock/LC7 domain-containing protein translates to MSQAAQNLNWLITNFVDNTPGVSHTVVVSADGLLLAMSEGFPRDRADQLAAVASGLTSLTAGASRIFEGGSVNQTVVEMERGFLFIMSISDGSSLAVLAHPEADIGLIGYEMALLVDRAGTVLTPDLRAELQGSLLN, encoded by the coding sequence ATGAGCCAGGCGGCACAGAACCTGAACTGGTTGATCACCAACTTCGTGGACAACACCCCGGGGGTGTCCCACACGGTGGTGGTCTCCGCCGACGGACTCCTTCTGGCGATGTCCGAGGGTTTTCCCCGCGACCGCGCCGATCAGCTGGCGGCCGTCGCCTCCGGACTGACCTCGCTGACGGCGGGTGCCTCCCGCATCTTCGAGGGTGGCAGCGTGAACCAGACGGTTGTGGAGATGGAGCGGGGATTCCTGTTCATCATGTCCATTTCTGACGGTTCCTCGCTCGCGGTGCTCGCGCACCCCGAGGCGGACATCGGCCTCATTGGGTACGAGATGGCCCTTCTGGTGGACCGTGCCGGCACGGTTCTGACGCCCGACCTTCGTGCGGAGCTCCAAGGGAGCCTGCTCAACTGA
- a CDS encoding GTP-binding protein, which translates to MDFASSSGGPSRSTTSAKIVVAGGFGVGKTTFVGAVSEINPLRTEAVMTSASAGIDDLTHTGDKTTTTVAMDFGRITLDQDLILYLFGTPGQDRFWFMWDDLVRGAIGAIVLVDTRRLADCFPAVDYFENSGLPFVIALNGFDGNQPYNPEEVREALQIGPDTPIITTDARHRSDAKSALITLVEHALMARLR; encoded by the coding sequence GTGGACTTCGCAAGCTCTAGCGGCGGTCCTTCCCGCTCCACCACCTCGGCGAAGATCGTGGTGGCGGGTGGCTTCGGCGTGGGCAAGACCACGTTCGTCGGGGCCGTCTCGGAGATCAACCCGCTGCGTACCGAGGCCGTCATGACGTCCGCGTCGGCGGGCATCGACGACCTCACCCACACCGGAGACAAGACCACCACCACGGTGGCCATGGACTTCGGCCGTATCACCCTGGACCAGGACCTGATCCTCTACCTGTTCGGCACGCCCGGCCAGGACCGGTTCTGGTTCATGTGGGACGACCTGGTGCGCGGCGCGATCGGCGCGATCGTCCTGGTGGACACCCGTCGTCTCGCCGACTGCTTCCCCGCGGTCGACTACTTCGAGAACAGCGGTCTGCCGTTCGTGATCGCCCTCAACGGCTTCGACGGCAACCAGCCGTACAACCCCGAAGAGGTGCGCGAGGCGCTGCAGATCGGCCCGGACACCCCGATCATCACGACCGACGCCCGGCACCGCTCGGACGCCAAGTCGGCGCTCATCACGCTCGTCGAGCACGCGCTGATGGCCCGCCTGCGGTAG